The Oligoflexus sp. genome has a window encoding:
- a CDS encoding ATP-binding protein has protein sequence MNETSASDLCVMILAASEIDAEMTLRVLQDAHIQGQICVSFRDLLMHIEQGAGALLLAEEMIFPHGLEPLKRCLQQQPQWSDIPVVVLTRGGDMTEAGFEILKAIDELRNVTLLDRPVRLMTLLSVIRASLKNRERQYEMRDLLEKYRRKSEDAETANRAKSSFLANMSHEIRTPLNSIMGFGDLLLDPDNTEEERTEFVDAIQRNGKLLTQIIDDILDLSKVEAGKLVVESVATSLPDVMADILRLMHQQAAEKGIAVNVAIHPNAPRMLVTDPTRLKQILLNVMGNAIKFTNKGRVDLDVMMISDADGGAPKLQFTVKDSGRGISPEQQEQLFQPFMQADASTTRKYGGTGLGLILSRRLAQSLGGTLELKESALNVGSTFVATIDASQAEGSFHSSDDSPRMIQASSTDRKLLQGVNVLVVEDVTDNQNLIRQILFRNGANVDLAENGQIGVEKALHRNYDIVLMDLQMPVKDGFTATAELRLQGYQKPIVALSAAAMVEERKRAIMIGCSDHITKPINVAGLLKAVCAYTGRSEGISL, from the coding sequence GTGAATGAAACGTCAGCCTCGGACTTATGCGTGATGATCCTGGCTGCATCGGAAATAGACGCGGAGATGACTCTCCGTGTTCTTCAGGATGCGCATATTCAAGGCCAGATCTGCGTCTCGTTCCGCGATCTTCTGATGCACATTGAACAGGGTGCCGGGGCCTTGCTGCTGGCCGAAGAGATGATTTTTCCGCATGGGCTTGAACCGTTGAAGCGCTGCCTGCAGCAGCAGCCGCAGTGGTCGGATATTCCGGTCGTCGTTCTGACCCGCGGTGGGGACATGACCGAAGCCGGCTTTGAAATCCTCAAGGCCATTGACGAACTGCGCAACGTCACGCTTCTGGATCGTCCCGTACGGCTCATGACGCTTCTGAGCGTGATTCGTGCCTCGCTCAAAAACCGCGAACGGCAGTATGAAATGCGCGATCTTCTGGAAAAGTACCGAAGAAAATCCGAGGACGCCGAAACCGCGAATCGGGCCAAGAGTTCCTTCCTGGCGAACATGAGCCATGAGATTCGCACGCCGCTCAATTCGATCATGGGCTTTGGCGATCTGCTTCTGGATCCCGATAATACCGAGGAGGAGCGCACGGAATTCGTCGATGCGATCCAAAGGAACGGCAAACTCCTGACGCAGATCATCGACGATATCCTGGACCTGTCCAAAGTCGAGGCCGGTAAACTCGTGGTGGAAAGCGTAGCCACCTCGCTGCCCGATGTGATGGCCGATATCCTGCGCCTCATGCATCAGCAGGCCGCGGAAAAAGGCATAGCCGTCAACGTCGCGATTCACCCCAATGCACCCCGCATGCTCGTCACCGATCCAACGCGCCTCAAACAGATTCTTCTGAATGTGATGGGCAACGCCATCAAGTTTACCAACAAGGGACGCGTTGATCTTGACGTCATGATGATCAGCGATGCGGACGGGGGCGCTCCGAAACTTCAGTTCACGGTAAAAGACTCCGGTCGCGGCATATCACCCGAGCAGCAGGAGCAGCTTTTTCAACCCTTCATGCAGGCCGACGCCTCGACCACGCGTAAATACGGGGGGACGGGTCTTGGCCTCATACTCTCGCGGCGTTTGGCTCAGTCCCTGGGGGGCACGCTGGAATTAAAGGAAAGCGCCCTGAATGTGGGATCGACCTTCGTCGCGACCATAGATGCCTCGCAGGCGGAAGGTTCTTTTCACAGCTCGGACGATAGCCCCAGGATGATCCAGGCCAGCAGCACGGACCGAAAACTGCTGCAGGGGGTCAATGTTCTGGTGGTCGAGGATGTCACCGACAATCAGAACCTGATCCGGCAGATTCTCTTTCGCAATGGTGCGAATGTGGACCTTGCGGAAAATGGCCAGATTGGGGTCGAGAAAGCCCTGCACCGGAATTACGATATCGTGCTGATGGATCTGCAGATGCCGGTGAAGGATGGCTTCACAGCGACCGCGGAGCTGCGGCTGCAGGGCTATCAAAAACCAATCGTAGCCCTTTCCGCTGCGGCCATGGTCGAAGAAAGAAAGCGAGCCATCATGATCGGCTGCAGTGATCACATCACCAAACCCATCAATGTCGCAGGCCTTCTGAAGGCGGTCTGTGCCTACACCGGCCGGAGTGAAGGCATCAGCCTTTAA
- a CDS encoding phosphoenolpyruvate carboxylase, whose translation MVANKVDKFDQDLNFVMQSLKEVLEELQHKDLIPYIPWLDDKQDKPLPQASSPYRLVQLLSISFQLLGMIEENINVQTRREQQASGSLETEDGLWPWAFESLKQANFPEEEILETLQKLHVEPVLTAHPTESKRATVLDHHRDLYLQLVKRENQMWTPVERLWLKDEVKTILERLWRT comes from the coding sequence GTGGTCGCCAATAAAGTCGATAAGTTTGATCAGGATCTGAATTTTGTGATGCAATCACTGAAAGAAGTGCTTGAAGAACTTCAGCATAAGGACCTGATTCCCTACATACCGTGGCTCGATGATAAACAGGATAAGCCTTTGCCTCAGGCGTCCTCCCCCTACCGTCTGGTGCAGCTCCTGTCGATCTCCTTTCAGCTGCTCGGCATGATCGAAGAGAACATCAACGTCCAGACACGGCGGGAGCAGCAGGCCTCGGGCTCCCTGGAAACGGAAGACGGACTTTGGCCCTGGGCCTTCGAAAGTTTGAAGCAGGCGAATTTCCCTGAGGAGGAAATCCTGGAAACCCTGCAGAAGCTTCATGTCGAGCCAGTCCTGACCGCGCACCCGACGGAATCGAAAAGGGCGACGGTGCTCGATCATCACCGCGACCTTTACCTGCAGCTCGTCAAACGCGAAAACCAAATGTGGACCCCGGTCGAGCGACTGTGGCTCAAAGACGAAGTGAAGACCATCCTGGAAAGGCTCTGGCGAACG
- a CDS encoding ATPase domain-containing protein has product MENQGNIDSDKRAATGIPGLDDILGGGFPKTRLYLVEGDPGSGKTTLALQFLLEGIRLGESGLYVTLSETKDELMAVAASHGWSLDNVTIHELALPEEKLTPGGHYTFFHPSEVELGGTTKSILAEVERVKPVRVVFDSLSEMRLLARDPLKYRRQILGLKQFFIGRNCTVLLLDDRTSSDGDLQLQSLAHGVVMLEQLSPLYGAERRRLRVIKMRGVRFRGGYHDFTIERGGLAVYPRLIAAEHSDKDRRKSYVRPLTSTGLEGLDQLLGGGLTMGTSTLIIGPAGCGKSAFATQHACAAAARGQKTAFFAFDEGVQTLLERSETIGSSFPHYVKEGLITLKQIDPAEHSPGEFIHMVRRAVENGASIIIIDSLNGYLNAMPEEKFLVIQLHELLSYLNQKGVVTLLVVAQHGMVGTAMQAPVDISYLADTVILLRYYEIMGHVKKAISVVKRRNGRHEATIREYSLSSQGLQVGQPLKNFQGVLTGVPQILSAEGTIGRE; this is encoded by the coding sequence ATGGAAAACCAGGGCAATATTGATTCTGATAAGAGGGCTGCGACCGGAATTCCCGGCTTGGATGATATCCTTGGTGGCGGTTTTCCGAAAACCCGACTTTATCTTGTGGAAGGCGATCCCGGATCGGGCAAGACCACGCTTGCGCTCCAGTTCCTTTTGGAAGGCATACGCCTCGGCGAATCAGGGCTCTATGTGACGCTCTCCGAAACCAAGGATGAGCTTATGGCTGTAGCCGCTTCGCATGGCTGGTCTTTGGATAACGTCACCATTCACGAGCTGGCGCTTCCTGAAGAAAAATTGACTCCTGGCGGTCATTATACCTTCTTCCATCCGTCCGAAGTCGAATTGGGTGGCACGACGAAGTCCATCCTCGCCGAAGTCGAGCGCGTGAAACCCGTCCGCGTGGTTTTCGATTCCCTTTCTGAAATGCGCCTGCTCGCCCGTGATCCTTTGAAATACCGTCGGCAGATTCTGGGCCTCAAACAGTTTTTCATTGGCCGCAACTGTACCGTTCTCCTGCTCGATGACCGCACATCATCGGATGGCGATCTGCAGCTGCAAAGCCTTGCGCATGGCGTCGTGATGCTGGAGCAGCTTTCGCCGCTCTATGGCGCTGAGCGGCGCCGTCTGCGGGTGATCAAAATGCGCGGCGTTCGCTTTCGCGGCGGCTACCATGATTTCACGATCGAGCGGGGTGGGCTTGCCGTGTATCCGCGCCTGATCGCAGCGGAGCATTCGGATAAAGATCGGCGCAAAAGCTATGTGCGTCCTCTGACCTCGACCGGCCTTGAAGGGCTGGATCAACTTCTGGGCGGCGGGCTCACGATGGGCACCAGCACGCTCATCATTGGGCCGGCCGGCTGCGGTAAATCAGCCTTTGCCACCCAGCATGCCTGCGCAGCGGCTGCGCGTGGCCAGAAGACTGCATTTTTTGCCTTCGACGAGGGCGTTCAGACACTTTTGGAACGTTCGGAAACCATAGGCTCGTCCTTTCCCCATTATGTGAAAGAGGGCTTGATCACCCTGAAGCAAATAGATCCGGCGGAACATTCACCGGGCGAATTCATTCACATGGTCAGGCGCGCGGTGGAAAACGGTGCGAGCATCATCATCATCGACAGCCTGAACGGTTATCTGAATGCCATGCCCGAAGAAAAATTTCTGGTGATTCAGCTCCATGAACTCTTGAGTTACCTCAACCAAAAGGGTGTGGTGACCCTGCTTGTCGTGGCTCAGCATGGAATGGTCGGCACCGCGATGCAGGCGCCGGTGGATATCAGCTACCTGGCGGATACCGTCATCCTCCTGCGTTATTACGAGATCATGGGGCACGTGAAAAAAGCCATTTCCGTCGTGAAGCGGCGCAACGGCAGGCATGAGGCAACCATTCGGGAATATTCGCTGTCCTCGCAAGGACTGCAGGTGGGCCAGCCCTTGAAAAACTTCCAGGGTGTCCTGACCGGAGTGCCGCAGATTCTTTCCGCGGAAGGGACGATCGGCCGTGAATGA
- a CDS encoding DUF3817 domain-containing protein, producing MLSLFRWIGRCEGISFLLLLFIAMPLKYIWGMPEYVRVVGMAHGGLFLAYIALANYAALELRWSRHVWLLSMVAAVLPFGTFIFEKKHLPA from the coding sequence ATGCTGTCTCTTTTTCGTTGGATTGGTCGTTGTGAAGGGATTTCGTTCCTGTTACTGCTCTTTATAGCCATGCCACTGAAGTATATTTGGGGCATGCCCGAGTACGTTCGTGTGGTCGGAATGGCCCACGGGGGGCTATTTCTGGCCTACATAGCCCTGGCTAATTATGCGGCTTTGGAATTGCGCTGGTCCCGGCACGTCTGGCTGCTGAGCATGGTAGCCGCAGTGCTTCCTTTCGGCACATTCATCTTTGAAAAGAAGCATCTGCCGGCTTGA